Genomic DNA from Caldicellulosiruptor hydrothermalis 108:
AAAGCCTTGCCAACAGGCGACTCATCAGAAATCTTAAAATTCAAAGGGTCTGCTTCCTTTGACCCAACTATTGAATATTCAAATACATCCCCAGTATCTAAATTCTGAATTTTCACGTTTGTACCAATTCCAACAAAATCAGTTGAAACTTCATCTTTATCGATAATCTTGGCATTATTGATAAGCTGTTCTAAATACGCAATTCTTTCTTCTAAAGCTGCCTGTTCTGCCTTTGCCTCATCATACTCGGAGTTTTCCGAAAGGTCACCAAACGAACGCGCAACCTTTATCTTTTCTGCAACCTCTTTTCTTTTTACTGTCTTTAAATTTTCGAGCTCTTTTAAGTACTTTTCATATGCTTCACGAGAAAGTTGATATTTTGCTGTATCCATTTCTCTTGCCATTTTTTCCTCCCCTTTTTCAAAAAGAAAATAGACTTTATTTTTTATGATTAATTTTAATTCAAACCACTTCAATTTATGCTTGTACATTTTAACTTTTGTCAATTATAAACCAAAGATGTGCTTCATGTCAAGTGAAGAAAAAGAAAAGCCTCAGACAGTTTTTTGATGAAAACTATCTGCGGCTAAACTTATCATAATAGTTTAAAGCTTTCTCTCCAAAAAGCAAACGTCAAACAGTCCCAGGAAGGTTTATATATTCAAGAATGGCTGTACAAGCAAAATCAATGTTAAAATTATTATGAACACAACTGTCACCCATGCAATTACATTAAATAGTTTTGAATTCACATACTCACCCATGATTTCTTTGTCGTTTGTGAGCTTGAGCATGTAAATGAGAATTATTGGAAGCAAAATTCCATTTATCTCCTGAGCTATTATCATAAGTTTAATTAGCGGTATATTTGGGAGTAAAATTATTCCCGCACCTATTACAATAAAAAGAAGTATTATCCCATAAAATGCAGGTGCTTCTTTGAATTTCTTGTCGAGTCCATTTTCAAAACCAAACGCCTCAGTTATAGCATACGCTGTTGAAAGTGGCAGAATATGTGCACCTAAAAGTGATGCACCAAAAAGCCCTATCGCAAAAAGGCTTGACGCATATTTTCCTGCAAACGGCTGAAGCGCTTTTGCTGCATCTTCTGCTGTTTCAATTCTAATCCCGTGCTTGTAAAGTGTTGCTGCTGTTGCAACAACTATGAAAAACGCAATAAAGTCTGTCCAGAAGGCTCCCAAAAACACATCCCATCGCTGGTACTTAAGGTTCTTAACATCAACTCCTTTATCCACAACAGATGACTGCAAGTAAAACTGCATCCATGGCGTTATCGTGGTACCTATCATGGCAATAAAAATCAATACAAAACTGGGCTCAAAACTAAATGAGGGTACAAATGTGTTTTTGAACACCTCTTTCCAGTCTGGTTTGGCTAAAAATCCCGAAATTATATAGCTAACATAAATTACCATAAGGCCCAAAAAGAACTTCTCAGTTTTTTTATATGAACCTTTGTTAATAATATACCAAACAAAAATAGAAGTAAGAGGTACAGAGATATATTTTGATATACCAAATATTTCAAGACTTGCTGCAATTCCTGCAAACTCGCCAACTGTTGTTGTAAAGTTGGCAATCAAAAGGGTCACCATCGCAAAAAATGTCATCTTCACACCAAAGTTTTCTCTTATAAGGTCAGAAAGTCCCTTGCCAGTTACAACACCCATTCTTGCCGCCATCTCTTGAATTACTGCCAAGCTTATGGTTATAAGAAAAAGTCCCCACAGCATCTTGTAACCAAACATGGAACCTACCATTGCATATGTTGCGATACCCGATGCATCATTGTCAGCTGTTGCAGTCACAAGTCCTGGCCCAATTACACTTAAAATTAAAAGAATATTTCTTAGTCTGGTGCTTCTTGTTGTCTGTGCCATCTTTACATCACCTCTTTCGTATCAACCTATTATCTACAGCAACAGTTTTCTTTTCATCTTCAATAGTTCATATACAATGTCGTTTATAATGACAACTCCAATGAGTTTCTTGCTCTCATTCACAACAGGCACAGCAAGAAGACTATATTTTGAAATAATCTCAACAAGAGAATTAACATTGTCAGTGTCTTTGACACAAACCACGTCCCTGTTCATTATCTCATAAAGCGGTGTTTGAGGCTCAGAGATTACCAAGTCGCGCAAAGATACAACCCCGCAAAGCCTTTCATCATTGTCAACAACATACAGATAATAAATTTCATCTGGTTCAGGTTTTAAGCGTCTTAGCTCCTCTATTGTCTGCTCAACTGTGAAATGTGTCTTGAACGAGATAAAATCGGTTGTCATTATCGCGCCAACACTGTTTTCGGGATACTCCATAAGTTCTTTGACTTCTTCTGATGCTTCTTTTTCCATACTATTTAGAAGCTCTTCTGCTCTTTCCTCTTTTATCTCGTCCAGAATATCTGCAACCTCATCAGCCGGCATTTTCTCAAGCACATCCGCCGCCTTTTCAACAGGAAGACTCTCTAAAACATTTCTCTGTGCTTCAACCTCAA
This window encodes:
- the greA gene encoding transcription elongation factor GreA → MDTAKYQLSREAYEKYLKELENLKTVKRKEVAEKIKVARSFGDLSENSEYDEAKAEQAALEERIAYLEQLINNAKIIDKDEVSTDFVGIGTNVKIQNLDTGDVFEYSIVGSKEADPLNFKISDESPVGKALMGKKVGDVVEVSVPAGKFRYKILEISK
- a CDS encoding Nramp family divalent metal transporter, with translation MAQTTRSTRLRNILLILSVIGPGLVTATADNDASGIATYAMVGSMFGYKMLWGLFLITISLAVIQEMAARMGVVTGKGLSDLIRENFGVKMTFFAMVTLLIANFTTTVGEFAGIAASLEIFGISKYISVPLTSIFVWYIINKGSYKKTEKFFLGLMVIYVSYIISGFLAKPDWKEVFKNTFVPSFSFEPSFVLIFIAMIGTTITPWMQFYLQSSVVDKGVDVKNLKYQRWDVFLGAFWTDFIAFFIVVATAATLYKHGIRIETAEDAAKALQPFAGKYASSLFAIGLFGASLLGAHILPLSTAYAITEAFGFENGLDKKFKEAPAFYGIILLFIVIGAGIILLPNIPLIKLMIIAQEINGILLPIILIYMLKLTNDKEIMGEYVNSKLFNVIAWVTVVFIIILTLILLVQPFLNI